Proteins encoded by one window of Cylindrospermum stagnale PCC 7417:
- a CDS encoding ChaB family protein: MSYNSIEELPQQIKEELPVHAQQIFVAGFNAAQRDGMTEDGALEVAWNSVKNEYEPGKDGKWHRKPEDPAIHHKAVMSGGN, encoded by the coding sequence ATGTCTTATAACAGCATAGAGGAATTACCTCAGCAAATCAAAGAAGAACTCCCTGTACACGCCCAGCAGATTTTTGTTGCCGGATTCAATGCAGCCCAAAGAGACGGTATGACCGAAGATGGTGCCCTTGAAGTTGCTTGGAATAGCGTTAAGAATGAATACGAACCAGGCAAAGATGGCAAATGGCACAGAAAACCTGAAGACCCCGCCATCCATCATAAAGCTGTTATGTCTGGCGGCAACTAA
- a CDS encoding DUF1345 domain-containing protein, whose protein sequence is MQTTSRQMRRLTLLHGIISFFFNTTILAMSINIIASLI, encoded by the coding sequence GTGCAGACTACATCACGCCAAATGAGACGATTGACTCTGCTGCATGGCATAATCTCCTTTTTTTTCAATACCACTATTCTAGCGATGAGTATTAATATCATTGCCTCGCTGATTTGA
- a CDS encoding DUF655 domain-containing protein, with translation MSIFPRPRYFSYIFVFILTLTACQQVQSSKQRLAPLPQDPLVQVYFNHSQSSEYQEPYRQQNRLGDDLEKQIVNAISQAKSTVDVAVQELRLPKVAQALVDRQKAGVKVRLILENTYTRPWSNFTAAEVGKLEKREQERYQEFRQFIDINQDKQLSPEEINQRDALVIIQNAKVPLIDDKADNSLGSKLMHHKFVIVDNRIVILTSANFTLSDTFGDFTNPSSLGNANNLLQIDSPELAALFTEEFNILWGDGSGGKQDSQFGINKPIRPPKEIILGNTKITVHFSPTSPTQPWTNSSNGLIGKTLDAATKSVDMALFVFSDQRLANILEKRHEETVEIRALIEPQFAYRPYSEALDMMGVALSNKCKYELDNQPWKNPITTVGVPILPKGDLLHHKFAVIDSQTVITGSHNWSEAANSGNDETLLVVENPTVAAHYVREFSRLYANFKPGLPPKLQAKITAEAKKCPQIKTPSSSENKAITKVNLNTASPEELATLPGVGKKLAQKIIIARQQQKFTSLQDLERVPGISSRMVDKWQEQVTW, from the coding sequence GTGTCTATTTTTCCTCGCCCAAGGTATTTTTCTTATATCTTTGTATTCATCCTCACCCTCACTGCTTGTCAACAAGTCCAATCGTCCAAGCAGCGTCTAGCACCCTTACCGCAAGATCCATTAGTTCAAGTTTACTTTAACCATTCCCAGTCCTCAGAATATCAAGAACCTTATCGTCAGCAAAACCGCTTAGGAGATGACTTAGAAAAACAAATAGTCAATGCCATTTCCCAAGCTAAATCTACAGTTGATGTAGCGGTACAAGAATTGCGTTTACCCAAGGTAGCCCAAGCGCTAGTTGATAGACAAAAAGCCGGGGTAAAGGTGAGGTTAATTTTAGAAAATACCTACACCCGCCCTTGGAGTAACTTCACAGCAGCCGAAGTCGGGAAGTTAGAAAAAAGAGAACAGGAACGCTATCAGGAATTTCGTCAATTTATAGATATTAACCAAGACAAACAACTCAGTCCAGAAGAAATTAATCAACGGGATGCTTTAGTAATTATTCAAAACGCCAAAGTTCCCTTAATAGATGACAAAGCTGATAATTCATTGGGGAGCAAATTAATGCATCACAAATTTGTGATTGTAGACAATCGCATTGTGATTCTCACCTCAGCCAACTTTACCTTGAGTGATACATTTGGTGATTTTACCAATCCCAGTAGTTTAGGTAATGCCAATAACTTATTGCAAATTGACAGTCCAGAATTAGCAGCTTTATTTACAGAAGAATTTAACATTTTATGGGGCGATGGGTCAGGAGGTAAACAGGATAGTCAATTTGGCATCAACAAACCCATACGTCCGCCCAAAGAAATCATTTTAGGAAACACCAAAATTACTGTTCATTTTTCCCCCACTTCCCCAACACAACCTTGGACTAACAGCAGTAATGGTTTAATAGGTAAAACTTTAGATGCCGCCACAAAATCTGTAGATATGGCATTGTTTGTCTTTTCAGATCAGCGACTGGCAAACATCCTAGAAAAACGCCATGAAGAAACTGTAGAAATCCGCGCTTTAATAGAACCACAATTTGCCTATCGTCCCTATAGTGAAGCCTTGGATATGATGGGAGTTGCACTCAGTAATAAATGTAAATATGAACTTGATAACCAACCTTGGAAAAATCCCATTACCACCGTTGGCGTACCAATTTTACCTAAAGGTGATTTGCTACATCACAAATTTGCTGTAATTGATAGCCAAACAGTGATTACAGGTTCTCATAATTGGTCAGAAGCCGCCAATAGTGGCAATGATGAAACCTTGCTAGTCGTTGAAAATCCCACAGTCGCTGCTCATTATGTGCGTGAATTTTCTCGTCTCTACGCCAATTTTAAACCTGGGTTACCACCAAAACTACAAGCAAAAATTACAGCCGAAGCCAAAAAATGTCCCCAAATTAAAACTCCTTCATCAAGTGAAAACAAGGCAATTACAAAAGTCAATCTCAATACCGCAAGTCCAGAAGAATTAGCAACTCTCCCTGGCGTGGGTAAAAAATTAGCGCAAAAGATAATCATTGCCCGTCAACAGCAAAAGTTTACATCTTTACAAGATTTAGAACGAGTACCTGGAATTAGTTCTAGGATGGTAGACAAATGGCAAGAACAGGTAACTTGGTAA
- a CDS encoding cysteine desulfurase family protein, with protein sequence MQIYLDYSATTPTRPEAIAKMQAVLTQEWGNPSSLHEWGKRAAMVVEQARVQVAGLINAANPESIIFTNGGTEADNLAIMGVARWYNVPQHLIISCVEHSAIAEPVRLLERWGWEVTRLSVDKNGTVNPLDLKVALRHNTVLVSVIYGQSEVGTVQPIEELAKITQAHGALFHTDAVQAVGRLAINVQSLPVDLLSLSSHKIYGPQGVGALYVRPGVDLQPLVSGGGQERGLRSGTQAVPIIAGFGVAAELALAELADETPRLIKLRDRLFANLADVPGLIPTGDLVNRLPHHVSFYLAQADGEKLSGKTLVRQMNLAGIGISAGAACHSGKLSPSPILLAMGYGEKAALGGIRLTLGRDTTAADIDWTAIALKQVLQRLTSIELVISHST encoded by the coding sequence ATGCAAATATATTTAGATTACAGTGCTACTACTCCCACTCGCCCGGAAGCGATCGCTAAAATGCAAGCAGTTCTCACTCAAGAATGGGGCAATCCTTCTAGTTTACATGAGTGGGGTAAGCGGGCAGCAATGGTTGTCGAACAAGCGAGAGTCCAAGTTGCGGGATTAATCAACGCTGCAAATCCAGAATCAATCATCTTTACGAATGGCGGTACAGAAGCAGATAATTTGGCAATTATGGGTGTTGCCCGTTGGTATAATGTGCCGCAACATCTAATTATTTCTTGCGTAGAACATTCTGCCATTGCTGAACCGGTGCGGTTGTTGGAGAGGTGGGGTTGGGAAGTGACACGCTTGAGTGTGGATAAAAATGGAACTGTCAACCCGCTAGATTTAAAGGTTGCATTGCGTCATAACACCGTTTTGGTTTCGGTGATTTACGGACAAAGTGAAGTGGGAACAGTCCAACCCATCGAGGAATTGGCAAAGATTACCCAAGCACATGGGGCTTTGTTTCACACAGATGCAGTGCAAGCGGTGGGACGTTTGGCGATAAATGTGCAAAGTTTACCTGTTGATTTATTGAGTCTTTCTAGCCATAAAATATATGGGCCGCAGGGCGTTGGGGCGTTGTATGTGCGTCCTGGTGTGGATTTGCAGCCTTTGGTGTCTGGTGGGGGACAGGAAAGGGGACTGCGTTCAGGGACTCAAGCTGTACCGATAATTGCGGGTTTTGGGGTAGCGGCTGAATTAGCGCTGGCTGAATTAGCCGATGAAACGCCAAGATTAATCAAATTGCGCGATCGCCTTTTTGCTAATTTAGCAGATGTTCCCGGTTTAATTCCCACTGGTGACTTAGTTAACCGTTTACCGCATCATGTCAGTTTTTATCTTGCACAAGCTGACGGGGAAAAACTCAGCGGTAAAACCTTGGTACGACAAATGAACCTCGCCGGTATTGGCATCAGTGCAGGTGCAGCTTGTCATAGTGGTAAACTTAGTCCTAGCCCGATTTTGCTAGCGATGGGTTATGGCGAAAAGGCGGCTTTGGGGGGAATTCGTCTCACATTGGGGCGGGATACAACAGCAGCGGATATAGATTGGACTGCGATCGCATTAAAGCAAGTTTTGCAGCGGTTGACATCTATAGAGTTAGTGATTAGTCATTCCACTTAA
- a CDS encoding ATP-binding protein → MQPSHEKIATQLLGIWLESISSSQVNAVQLCGVESAANINIAATVCYGAGCNLHIIKGHTLPTNPNDLNYLLRRWEREALLNNSTLLLDCHEVSVADGIILFAIKQVIENINSRLIIISRDRLPLSQDAFITFDVPKLTSGEQLAIWEEHLGARATELNGQVKALVSQFKLSQQVIRTACAGVLGTKNAFNHQSNDLGTALWDMCRNQARPQLDDLAQQMKTDAVWDDLVLPQEQRQILRGMAAHVRQRMKVYETWGFASKGGRGLGISALFAGASGTGKTMSAEVVANELHLDLYRIDLSAVVSKYIGETEKNLRRIFDAAEAGGAVLLFDEADALFGKRTQVKDSHDRHANIEVSYLLQRMEAYQGLVILTTNLKDSLDNAFLRRIRFIVNYPFPDVKERTEIWRRIFPQDVPIQGLDFSKLGQLSVPGGNIRNIALNAAFLAADADESVMMKHLKVAADGEYRKVGKMMTQAEVKNWI, encoded by the coding sequence TTGCAACCGTCTCACGAAAAAATAGCAACGCAACTTTTAGGCATCTGGTTAGAATCAATTTCATCGTCACAAGTAAATGCAGTACAGTTATGTGGTGTTGAAAGTGCGGCTAACATTAATATTGCGGCTACTGTCTGCTACGGTGCGGGGTGTAATTTGCATATCATTAAGGGCCATACTCTGCCAACTAACCCCAATGACCTTAATTACTTACTGCGACGATGGGAACGAGAAGCATTATTAAACAATAGTACTTTATTGCTGGACTGCCACGAGGTCAGCGTGGCTGATGGGATAATTTTATTTGCTATTAAACAGGTAATCGAGAATATTAATAGTCGGTTAATCATTATTAGTCGCGATCGCTTGCCACTATCCCAAGATGCCTTCATTACCTTTGATGTTCCCAAATTAACGAGTGGTGAACAACTGGCTATTTGGGAAGAGCATCTGGGTGCAAGAGCAACTGAACTTAACGGACAGGTGAAAGCATTAGTGTCTCAGTTTAAGTTAAGTCAACAAGTAATCCGTACTGCTTGCGCTGGGGTTTTGGGAACAAAAAATGCTTTTAACCATCAATCTAATGACCTCGGTACAGCCTTGTGGGATATGTGCCGTAACCAAGCTCGTCCTCAACTCGATGACTTAGCTCAACAGATGAAGACAGATGCTGTCTGGGATGATCTGGTATTACCCCAAGAACAACGTCAAATTCTGCGGGGTATGGCGGCTCATGTGCGCCAACGAATGAAGGTTTATGAAACATGGGGTTTTGCCAGCAAGGGGGGACGAGGCTTAGGTATTAGTGCTTTGTTCGCAGGTGCTAGTGGTACTGGTAAAACTATGTCCGCAGAGGTGGTGGCAAATGAATTACACTTAGACCTTTACCGCATTGATTTGAGTGCGGTGGTGAGTAAATACATCGGTGAGACAGAGAAAAACCTGCGACGGATATTTGATGCGGCTGAAGCTGGTGGTGCTGTGTTGCTGTTTGATGAAGCTGATGCTCTTTTTGGTAAACGCACCCAAGTTAAAGATAGTCATGATCGCCATGCAAATATTGAAGTAAGTTATTTGTTACAACGGATGGAGGCTTATCAGGGTTTGGTGATTTTGACTACTAACCTGAAAGACTCCCTGGATAATGCTTTTTTGCGCCGTATCCGATTTATTGTCAATTATCCTTTTCCTGATGTTAAAGAGCGAACGGAGATTTGGCGGCGCATTTTTCCCCAAGATGTCCCAATTCAGGGATTGGATTTTAGTAAGTTGGGGCAGTTGAGTGTACCTGGTGGTAATATCCGCAATATTGCTTTGAATGCAGCCTTTTTAGCCGCTGATGCTGATGAGTCAGTGATGATGAAACATCTCAAGGTAGCTGCTGATGGTGAATATCGGAAGGTTGGCAAAATGATGACTCAAGCTGAGGTTAAAAACTGGATTTGA
- a CDS encoding papain fold toxin domain-containing protein, translating into MLFFRETVATEKDRQEVIPVIIDWTKDTADSITNKIVSKLQQIFGSTTEVFREQIGGFVNSIWMEIQSGQEPTKPELAIPFPPKSKDKDHVPQSHSQNIPAPLPTQNNRALTEAQIAAYNAQIAYQNARTEVIKAETRATIADTNAINARTRATIEKNTSVATQRQANENRWTLVWREKLKQVPPDQQEAVITQAAKEYFKLTGEKINVKNPNPSNVGLWSDSLGKIIINNQIYGQPTSAITPAAPPPKLGGFGEGPQADVRNNTTYARTESLPPLGGFGEGPQPQIPSHTGHPPTVSGIPEKLEGFGAGPQADTTHVLKISNEQLNNIHKITQKWNRRTGTNCDKCAAELEGYLREQGIPGKHIRVETTSNRGVAGIIYDDLAGKQIANNGYHEGISIEINGVEIVFDDVHSEGLPRDQWLQNLVISPVPGNRLNIVRDEQI; encoded by the coding sequence TTGCTATTTTTTCGTGAGACGGTTGCAACAGAGAAGGATAGACAAGAAGTTATCCCAGTCATTATAGATTGGACAAAAGATACAGCTGATTCAATCACCAACAAAATTGTTTCTAAATTACAGCAAATCTTTGGTAGTACTACCGAAGTTTTTAGAGAACAAATTGGTGGTTTTGTTAATAGTATCTGGATGGAAATTCAATCTGGACAGGAACCTACTAAACCAGAGTTAGCTATTCCATTCCCTCCAAAATCAAAGGATAAAGATCATGTACCTCAATCTCATTCTCAAAATATCCCAGCACCCTTACCAACACAAAACAACAGAGCATTAACTGAGGCACAAATAGCTGCTTATAACGCACAAATAGCTTATCAGAACGCAAGAACCGAAGTAATTAAGGCAGAAACCAGAGCAACAATTGCAGATACTAACGCAATTAACGCCAGAACCAGAGCAACTATTGAAAAAAATACTTCTGTTGCAACACAAAGACAAGCTAACGAAAATAGGTGGACTCTGGTCTGGAGAGAGAAGCTAAAGCAAGTGCCACCTGATCAACAGGAAGCTGTAATTACGCAAGCCGCAAAAGAATACTTTAAGCTCACGGGGGAAAAGATTAATGTCAAAAACCCCAATCCTAGTAATGTGGGACTTTGGTCAGACAGTCTAGGGAAGATAATTATTAATAATCAGATTTATGGACAACCTACATCAGCAATTACACCAGCAGCACCGCCACCAAAGTTAGGAGGTTTTGGTGAAGGCCCCCAAGCAGATGTTAGGAACAATACGACTTATGCCAGGACGGAATCATTACCACCCCTTGGAGGTTTTGGTGAAGGGCCACAACCTCAGATTCCGTCGCATACCGGTCATCCACCAACGGTTTCAGGGATACCAGAAAAGCTGGAAGGGTTTGGTGCTGGGCCGCAAGCGGATACAACTCATGTTTTAAAGATTAGTAATGAACAACTAAACAATATTCATAAGATTACACAGAAATGGAACAGACGGACAGGTACTAATTGTGATAAATGTGCCGCAGAACTTGAAGGATATTTGCGAGAACAGGGAATACCAGGAAAGCATATTAGAGTAGAAACAACCTCAAACCGTGGTGTAGCCGGAATTATCTACGATGACCTTGCAGGAAAACAGATTGCAAATAATGGTTATCATGAAGGTATTTCAATTGAAATAAACGGGGTAGAAATTGTTTTTGATGACGTACACTCTGAAGGACTTCCCAGAGACCAATGGTTGCAAAATTTAGTAATATCCCCAGTCCCAGGTAATCGCCTTAATATTGTCAGAGACGAGCAGATATAG
- a CDS encoding YjaG family protein, translated as MNFNFFEYDTLEEELKQIPTQHQLAFAASICERLIPNYKAFCQNLVEPWGNPSVPKEALDEVWQILAGKPLDPVLISQLRDECGQDDIFPDDLDFGDDCYEAQETLIAIRAILAACIEPDLQLIIEVAKHARNIIEAYIPYKDENFKLTLEKDGEEKFYESIANHPFAVREIAKQTEDLQRLKVIQTLDKFFLEWLRTSSENCGKSLIDLA; from the coding sequence ATGAACTTCAATTTTTTTGAATATGACACTTTGGAAGAAGAGCTAAAACAGATACCAACACAACACCAATTAGCATTTGCAGCTTCTATTTGTGAGCGTTTGATTCCCAACTATAAGGCTTTTTGTCAAAACTTAGTAGAACCTTGGGGAAATCCTAGTGTACCAAAAGAAGCACTAGATGAAGTTTGGCAAATTTTAGCCGGAAAGCCATTAGATCCAGTTTTAATTAGCCAATTAAGAGACGAATGTGGTCAAGATGATATATTTCCAGACGACCTTGATTTTGGTGATGACTGTTATGAAGCACAGGAAACTTTAATAGCAATCCGCGCTATTCTAGCTGCCTGTATCGAGCCAGATTTACAGCTAATTATTGAAGTGGCAAAACACGCTAGAAATATTATTGAAGCATATATACCGTACAAAGATGAAAACTTTAAACTTACTTTAGAAAAAGATGGAGAGGAAAAGTTTTATGAATCTATAGCAAATCACCCATTTGCAGTGAGAGAAATAGCTAAACAAACTGAAGATTTACAAAGACTCAAAGTAATCCAAACATTAGATAAATTTTTCTTAGAATGGCTGCGTACTTCTTCTGAAAATTGTGGCAAAAGTCTAATTGACTTAGCCTAA
- a CDS encoding DUF4279 domain-containing protein: protein MKSEISAAFVITDFDYDPNEITSILGILPTRTSRIGDLIGKSILRRKENAWVLKSQLEQSADIESHIKDVLARLQPSWEKLVEICSQYYTEISCVIYCYDQQSPAIHFNKAIIRSAFELNAQISVDYYCLHKSR, encoded by the coding sequence ATGAAATCTGAAATTTCCGCAGCTTTTGTAATAACTGATTTTGACTACGACCCCAACGAAATTACTAGCATTTTAGGAATTTTACCAACAAGAACATCTAGAATTGGAGATTTAATTGGAAAAAGCATTTTACGGCGTAAAGAAAATGCCTGGGTATTGAAATCTCAACTTGAGCAATCAGCCGATATAGAAAGTCATATTAAAGATGTACTGGCAAGACTTCAACCTAGCTGGGAAAAACTGGTAGAGATTTGTTCTCAATACTATACAGAAATTTCTTGTGTTATCTATTGTTATGACCAACAAAGTCCAGCAATTCATTTTAATAAAGCAATTATCAGGTCTGCTTTTGAGCTAAATGCACAAATCAGTGTTGATTATTACTGTTTACATAAATCTAGATAA
- a CDS encoding DUF4279 domain-containing protein, translating into MESEISAAFTITGFDYNPDEITSILGILPTKTWKIGDVIGKGLLRRKKNGWVLKSQLEQSADLESHIKDVLARLQPSWEKLIEICSQYYTEISCVIYCYDPQSPVIHFNKQIIKSVFEINAEIDVDYYCLYKSR; encoded by the coding sequence ATGGAATCTGAAATTTCCGCAGCTTTTACAATCACTGGTTTTGACTATAATCCCGACGAAATTACTAGCATTTTAGGAATTTTGCCTACAAAAACCTGGAAAATCGGGGATGTAATTGGAAAAGGTCTTTTACGTCGTAAAAAAAATGGTTGGGTATTAAAATCTCAACTTGAGCAATCAGCCGACCTAGAAAGTCATATTAAAGATGTACTGGCAAGACTTCAACCTAGCTGGGAAAAATTGATAGAGATTTGTTCTCAATACTATACAGAAATTTCTTGTGTTATCTATTGTTATGATCCACAAAGTCCAGTAATTCATTTTAATAAGCAAATTATCAAGTCTGTCTTTGAGATAAATGCAGAAATCGATGTAGATTACTATTGTTTATACAAGTCTAGATAA
- a CDS encoding DUF4279 domain-containing protein: protein MEHEIFAAFTLTGFDSEPDEITRILGILPTKTWKIGDVIEKSILLRQKNGWVLESQLEKSADLESHIKDVLARLKPSWEKLVEICPQYYAEISCVIYCYDAQGPVFHFKKEIIKSALELNAEIDVDYYCLGEYEE, encoded by the coding sequence ATGGAACATGAAATTTTCGCAGCTTTTACACTAACTGGGTTTGACTCTGAACCCGACGAAATTACTAGAATTTTAGGAATTTTACCTACAAAAACCTGGAAAATTGGAGATGTAATTGAAAAAAGTATTTTACTTCGTCAAAAGAATGGTTGGGTATTAGAATCTCAACTAGAAAAATCAGCCGATTTAGAAAGTCATATTAAAGATGTGCTGGCAAGACTTAAACCTAGTTGGGAAAAACTGGTAGAGATTTGTCCTCAATACTATGCCGAAATTTCTTGTGTCATCTATTGTTATGATGCACAAGGGCCAGTATTTCACTTTAAGAAAGAAATTATTAAGTCTGCCCTTGAGCTAAATGCAGAAATCGATGTTGATTATTACTGTTTAGGTGAATATGAAGAGTAA